In Parabacteroides sp. FAFU027, the following proteins share a genomic window:
- a CDS encoding glycosyl hydrolase — MKKTNLLATGLLFSCGLFAQTTTWPEVKTEAKPFTRWWWMGNAVDQQNLTYNLEKYAKAGLGGVEITPIYGVKGNEARNLQYLSPQWMAQLKHTEAENKRLGMETDMNNGTGWPFGGPTVSAEDAATKVIVQEYKLKGGESLAEKIKVNDPKQVKFARLSRLMAFSNDGKKLDITTNVKADGSLNWTAPQGEWRLIGLFVGKTLQMVKRAAPGGQGYVMDHFSKKAVDNYFKRFDDAFKSTKTAFPKAFFNDSYEVYDADWTPGLLEAFYKMHGYKLEMYLPEFLGGGNDETRARIFTDYRVTIAEMLHTNFTQNWTNWAHSHGALTRNQAHGSPGNLIDLYATVDIPECESFGISEFNIKGLRKDSLIKKNDSNLSTLKYASSAAHISGKPLTSSETLTWLTEHFRTSLSQCKPDIDLMFLGGVNHMFFHGTPYSPQDAAWPGWLFYASVNMSPTNTIWKDANAMFSYITRCQSFLQYGKPDNDFLLYLPIYDIWNDQRKSPYIAFSIHNLEKQAPKFIDMVHQITGSGYDVDYISDNFIKSTTSENGLLKTAGGSTYKAIIVPDVHLLPADVLEKLIKLAENGATVVFTGQYPEDVPGLANLEKRRAIFKTLAAKLPKPASFGQVSVLNYGKGRIITGSDYNKTLSACGVKAEEFKADLGGKCIRRKNETGNHYFFSNLQGKDIDRWVTLGVDAQSAMLFDPMTGKSGLAKIRKQDGKTQVYLQLASGESTILKTFDKTDVKAEPWSYFTADQLSLNIDKGWSLSFTESEPAISGTFNIDRLCSWTELDNPNAKVNAGSGKYSVTFDLPATETKRWVLDLGDVRESARVTINGQSVGTLWAVPYRTEVGQYLRPGKNTLEVEVTNLPANRIADYDRRGVEWRKFEEINMVDIKYQKTKYGHWAPMPSGLLGPVRLIPGK; from the coding sequence ATGGATGGCACAGCTCAAACATACCGAAGCCGAAAACAAACGCCTGGGCATGGAGACTGATATGAATAACGGTACCGGATGGCCATTCGGTGGCCCGACCGTTTCGGCTGAGGATGCAGCGACCAAGGTGATCGTCCAGGAATATAAACTGAAAGGCGGAGAATCGCTTGCGGAAAAGATTAAGGTAAATGACCCCAAACAGGTGAAATTTGCCCGGCTTTCCCGCCTTATGGCATTTTCCAATGATGGTAAAAAGCTTGATATCACTACCAATGTAAAAGCAGACGGTTCGCTTAACTGGACAGCTCCACAAGGCGAATGGAGACTTATCGGACTATTTGTAGGCAAAACCCTGCAAATGGTTAAACGTGCTGCACCCGGAGGACAGGGCTATGTGATGGACCACTTCTCGAAAAAAGCGGTGGACAATTACTTCAAACGCTTCGACGATGCCTTCAAATCGACAAAAACAGCATTCCCAAAAGCCTTCTTCAACGATTCCTACGAGGTATATGATGCAGACTGGACACCCGGTCTGCTTGAGGCATTTTACAAAATGCACGGTTACAAGCTGGAGATGTATTTGCCCGAATTTTTAGGTGGAGGAAATGATGAGACCCGTGCCCGCATCTTCACCGATTACCGAGTAACAATAGCAGAAATGCTGCACACTAATTTCACTCAAAACTGGACCAACTGGGCGCATTCACACGGTGCTCTGACCCGCAACCAGGCACATGGTTCACCCGGCAACCTGATTGACCTGTATGCTACGGTGGATATTCCGGAATGCGAATCTTTCGGTATCTCGGAATTCAATATCAAAGGATTGCGCAAAGATAGTCTGATCAAGAAAAACGATTCGAATCTTTCTACGCTGAAATATGCCTCATCGGCTGCTCACATTTCGGGAAAACCATTGACCTCTTCGGAGACATTGACCTGGCTGACGGAGCATTTCCGCACCTCATTGTCTCAGTGTAAACCGGACATCGACCTGATGTTTCTGGGTGGTGTGAATCACATGTTCTTCCACGGTACACCCTATTCACCACAGGATGCAGCATGGCCGGGGTGGCTGTTCTATGCCTCTGTGAATATGTCACCGACCAACACCATCTGGAAGGATGCCAACGCGATGTTCAGCTACATCACCCGTTGCCAATCGTTCCTGCAATATGGCAAGCCTGACAACGATTTTCTGCTTTACCTGCCGATTTATGACATCTGGAATGACCAGCGCAAATCGCCATACATTGCCTTCTCCATCCACAATCTGGAAAAACAGGCTCCTAAGTTTATCGACATGGTACACCAAATCACCGGGAGTGGCTATGATGTGGACTACATTTCCGACAATTTCATCAAATCGACTACCAGCGAAAACGGATTGTTGAAAACCGCCGGTGGCAGCACTTATAAAGCCATTATCGTCCCCGATGTACACCTGCTTCCGGCAGATGTGCTTGAAAAACTGATAAAGCTGGCTGAAAACGGTGCTACAGTAGTCTTCACCGGACAATATCCGGAAGATGTTCCCGGTCTGGCTAATCTGGAGAAACGTCGTGCGATCTTCAAAACATTGGCTGCTAAATTGCCGAAGCCTGCTTCATTTGGTCAGGTTTCTGTGCTCAATTACGGCAAAGGCCGCATCATTACCGGCAGTGACTATAATAAGACATTGAGCGCTTGTGGTGTAAAAGCGGAAGAATTCAAAGCCGACCTGGGCGGTAAATGCATCCGCCGCAAAAATGAGACCGGCAATCACTACTTCTTCAGCAACCTTCAGGGCAAGGACATTGACAGATGGGTAACGTTAGGTGTGGATGCTCAATCGGCCATGCTGTTTGACCCAATGACGGGCAAAAGCGGTCTGGCTAAAATCCGCAAACAAGACGGTAAAACGCAGGTCTATCTGCAACTGGCATCCGGTGAATCGACCATCCTGAAGACCTTTGATAAAACTGATGTAAAAGCCGAGCCATGGAGCTACTTCACAGCGGACCAGTTGAGCCTCAATATCGATAAAGGCTGGAGTCTTTCCTTTACAGAAAGTGAACCGGCCATCAGCGGAACGTTCAATATCGACAGACTTTGCTCATGGACAGAACTGGATAATCCGAATGCAAAAGTCAATGCAGGTTCAGGAAAATACAGTGTTACATTCGATTTACCTGCAACTGAGACAAAACGCTGGGTACTTGATTTGGGCGATGTCCGTGAAAGCGCGCGTGTAACGATCAACGGTCAGTCTGTGGGTACACTTTGGGCGGTTCCATACCGTACAGAAGTGGGACAATACCTTCGTCCGGGTAAAAACACCCTCGAAGTGGAAGTAACCAACCTACCCGCCAACCGAATTGCAGATTATGACCGTCGCGGTGTAGAATGGCGCAAATTCGAAGAAATCAACATGGTGGACATCAAATACCAGAAAACCAAATACGGACACTGGGCGCCAATGCCTTCGGGTCTGCTCGGACCAGTTCGGTTGATTCCGGGGAAATGA